A stretch of Tachyglossus aculeatus isolate mTacAcu1 chromosome 3, mTacAcu1.pri, whole genome shotgun sequence DNA encodes these proteins:
- the RAB27B gene encoding ras-related protein Rab-27B translates to MTDGDYDYLIKLLALGDSGVGKTTFLYRYTDNKFNPKFITTVGIDFREKRVVYNSRGPNGSPGKAFKVHLQLWDTAGQERFRSLTTAFFRDAMGFLLMFDLTSQQSFLNVRNWMSQLQANAYCENPDIVLIGNKADLSDQREVNERQARDLADKYGLPYFETSAATGQNVEKAVDTLLDLIMKRMEQCVDKTQVPDAANGGNSGKLDGEKPAEKKCAC, encoded by the exons ATGACTGATGGGGACTACGATTATCTGATCAAGCTCCTGGCCCTTGGAGACTCAGGAGTGGGAAAGACAACATTCCTTTACCGATACACTGACAACAAATTCAATCCCAAATTCATCACCACAGTTGGAATTGACTTTCGGGAAAAGCGTGTG GTCTATAATAGCCGAGGGCCAAATGGATCTCCAGGAAAAGCCTTTAAAGTTCATCTTCAACTTTGGGACACAGCCGGACAGGAAAG GTTTCGAAGCCTCACCACAGCATTTTTCAGAGACGCCATGGGTTTTCTATTAATGTTTGACCTCACCAGTCAACAGAGTTTCTTAAATGTCAGAAACTGGATGA GCCAACTGCAGGCTAACGCATACTGTGAAAATCCGGATATAGTATTAATAGGCAACAAAGCTGATCTATCAGATCAGAGGGAGGTAAACGAACGACAAGCACGAGATCTTGCAGACAAGTACGG CCTTCCATATTTTGAGACAAGTGCAGCTACTGGACAAAATGTGGAAAAGGCTGTGGACACCCTTCTGGACTTAATAATGAAACGTATGGAGCAGTGTGTGGACAAGACCCAAGTTCCAGATGCAGCCAATGGAGGAAACTCGGGGAAGCTTGATGGAGAAAAACCAGCAGAGAAGAAGTGTGCCTGCTAG